A region of Nostoc sp. 'Peltigera membranacea cyanobiont' N6 DNA encodes the following proteins:
- a CDS encoding Uma2 family endonuclease: MIQTLRKLVTFDEFVAKYPDNTGKRYELHDGVIVEMPQPTGDHEEVVGFLAFEITRECIRLNFPYFIPKTVLVRPPENESAYSPDVLILNRPNLVNEPVWKKESTVSQAESIPLVVEVVSSNWRDDYLKKAADYEAVGIPEYWIVDYAALGGRRFIGNPKQRTVSLYTLIEGEYQVSQFQGSDRIISPTFPELNLTAEQIFQAGAYPV; encoded by the coding sequence ATGATTCAAACCTTACGTAAACTAGTTACATTCGATGAATTCGTTGCTAAATATCCTGACAACACAGGAAAACGTTATGAATTGCATGATGGAGTAATTGTAGAGATGCCGCAACCCACTGGCGACCATGAAGAGGTAGTTGGATTTTTAGCCTTTGAAATTACTAGAGAGTGTATTCGTTTAAATTTCCCCTACTTCATACCCAAAACAGTATTAGTCAGACCGCCTGAAAATGAATCTGCTTACTCGCCAGATGTGCTGATATTGAATCGCCCTAATTTAGTAAACGAACCTGTGTGGAAAAAAGAATCTACTGTAAGCCAAGCGGAATCAATACCCTTAGTAGTTGAGGTAGTGAGTAGCAATTGGCGTGATGATTATTTAAAAAAAGCTGCTGATTACGAAGCTGTAGGTATACCAGAATACTGGATTGTAGACTACGCTGCTTTAGGTGGTAGGCGATTTATTGGCAACCCCAAACAACGAACTGTCTCACTTTATACTTTAATTGAGGGAGAATATCAAGTCAGCCAGTTTCAAGGTAGCGATCGCATTATCTCACCTACCTTCCCCGAATTAAATTTAACTGCCGAACAAATTTTTCAAGCTGGTGCATACCCTGTATAG
- the glgX gene encoding glycogen debranching protein GlgX — translation MYVAVWPGNVYPLGATWDGKGTNFALFSENATGVELCLFDNDDEEIRVPLTEKNNFVWHGYLPGVGPGQKYGFRVHGMWAPEAGHRFNANKLLIDPYAKAIDGEFSNDPSVFGYSLDAEEKDLVFSELDDAKIMPKCVVVDQSFDWEDDKLLGTPWHTTVIYETHVKGFTKLHPAIPEELRGTYAGLAHPAAIQHLLQLGITAVELMPVHHFLSHPGHLEDKGLNNYWGYDSINYFAPYSSYSANRTAGQQVTEFKQMVKALHFAGIEVILDVVYNHTGEGNHFGPTLSLRGIDNSVYYRLVKDDPRYYMDFTGCGNSLNVRHAQVLKLIMDSLRYWVIEMHVDGFRFDLASALARELYEVDNLSAFFDIIHQDPILADVKLIAEPWDLGEGGYQVGNFPLRWSEWNGRYRDTVRDFWRGVDDSLGQFAYCFTGSPDLYQTNGRNPNASINFITAHDGFTLNDLVSYNEKHNHANGEDNRDGESHNRSWNCGAEGETDDAEVMRLRERQRRNFLATLMLSQGVPMLLEGDEIGCSQKGNNNVYCQDNEISWRHWDLHKANSDLLDFTRELIDFRHQHPVFRRRKWFQGRPIHGLGINDIAWFNADGSGMTEKQWLVSYAKVMEIFLNGQGILTPGDRGERIIDESFLIFFNAHYELLEFALPDDFKDKVWEIVIDTNEPRFLDRGKLVSGSQSLPVTDRSLMLLRLIS, via the coding sequence ATGTATGTAGCAGTATGGCCAGGGAATGTATATCCTTTAGGTGCAACTTGGGATGGTAAAGGGACAAACTTCGCTTTATTTTCAGAAAATGCAACTGGGGTAGAGCTTTGTTTATTTGATAACGATGACGAAGAGATTCGCGTGCCTTTGACAGAAAAAAATAATTTTGTTTGGCATGGTTACTTACCAGGAGTCGGGCCTGGTCAAAAGTATGGGTTTAGAGTGCATGGAATGTGGGCACCAGAAGCAGGTCATCGATTTAATGCAAACAAACTGTTAATTGACCCCTACGCTAAAGCAATTGATGGTGAGTTTAGTAACGATCCATCTGTCTTTGGCTATTCTCTAGATGCTGAAGAAAAAGACTTAGTTTTTTCTGAACTAGATGATGCCAAAATAATGCCTAAGTGTGTTGTCGTCGATCAATCTTTTGATTGGGAAGATGACAAACTGCTTGGTACACCTTGGCATACAACTGTTATTTATGAAACTCATGTCAAAGGTTTTACAAAGCTACATCCAGCTATTCCAGAAGAGTTGCGTGGTACTTATGCAGGGTTGGCACACCCAGCTGCAATTCAACATTTACTGCAATTAGGAATTACAGCAGTTGAATTGATGCCAGTGCATCACTTTCTATCCCATCCAGGACATTTAGAAGATAAAGGATTAAACAATTACTGGGGCTACGATTCCATCAACTATTTTGCCCCCTATTCTAGTTACAGTGCTAATAGAACTGCGGGTCAACAAGTCACCGAATTCAAGCAAATGGTTAAGGCATTACATTTTGCTGGAATTGAAGTGATTTTAGATGTAGTTTACAACCACACAGGCGAAGGAAATCATTTCGGGCCAACGCTATCTTTGCGAGGTATTGATAATTCTGTCTATTATCGCTTGGTAAAAGACGATCCTCGCTACTACATGGATTTTACAGGCTGTGGTAACTCTCTGAATGTGCGTCATGCTCAAGTTCTGAAGTTAATTATGGATAGCCTGCGCTATTGGGTAATAGAAATGCATGTAGATGGCTTCCGATTTGATTTAGCCTCGGCACTAGCACGAGAATTATATGAAGTAGATAATTTATCAGCTTTCTTTGACATTATTCATCAAGACCCAATTTTAGCAGATGTGAAGCTAATTGCTGAACCTTGGGACTTAGGAGAAGGAGGCTATCAAGTGGGGAACTTTCCACTGCGTTGGTCTGAGTGGAATGGGAGATATAGGGATACAGTAAGAGATTTTTGGCGTGGTGTAGATGATAGTTTAGGACAATTTGCTTACTGTTTTACGGGTAGCCCTGACTTGTATCAAACAAACGGGCGCAATCCAAATGCAAGTATTAATTTCATAACTGCCCATGATGGTTTCACGTTAAATGATTTAGTCAGCTACAACGAAAAGCATAACCACGCAAACGGGGAAGATAATAGAGATGGTGAAAGCCATAATAGATCCTGGAATTGTGGTGCTGAAGGCGAAACCGATGATGCAGAAGTGATGCGTTTGCGCGAACGGCAACGACGAAACTTTTTAGCAACTCTAATGCTATCTCAAGGTGTACCAATGCTATTAGAGGGAGATGAAATTGGCTGTAGTCAAAAAGGTAATAATAATGTCTACTGCCAAGATAATGAGATTTCCTGGCGGCATTGGGATTTGCATAAAGCCAACTCGGATTTACTTGACTTCACACGCGAACTAATTGATTTTCGCCATCAGCATCCAGTATTTCGCCGGCGTAAGTGGTTTCAAGGTCGCCCCATCCACGGTTTAGGGATTAATGATATTGCTTGGTTTAATGCTGATGGTAGTGGAATGACTGAGAAGCAATGGCTAGTTAGTTATGCCAAAGTAATGGAGATTTTCTTGAATGGGCAGGGAATTCTTACTCCAGGGGATCGTGGTGAGCGGATTATTGATGAAAGTTTTCTGATATTTTTTAACGCTCACTATGAGTTACTTGAGTTTGCTTTACCCGATGACTTTAAAGATAAGGTATGGGAGATAGTAATTGACACTAATGAACCTCGCTTTTTAGATAGAGGAAAATTAGTTTCAGGCTCTCAAAGTCTACCAGTTACAGATCGTTCTCTGATGCTGTTACGCCTTATTAGTTAG
- a CDS encoding TonB-dependent receptor plug domain-containing protein: MKKDFLLLTVTLPSLLIAFPGLAAESEIKEINTDKSTEVISDIPSLSEIGLPATNAELLTQQSVPSEVNPETEQTSSDDADIYIETIAEPDNLPQSTPTYVIDKEEIQKQGASSLADILKRMPGFAINDVGHGADTHTGTYYRGASINQSVFLINGRPINNNVNTYHGGTDLNSIPVEAIERVELYSGTASALYGSSAFGGVVNIITKEGYGKPKLNASAEFGSLSLNNQQVTYGGSSNNVKYNFSFERFFTDNRYRVPVGAANRDEQGFLSNADTATSTYFGSIGLDLDKKNSLNLDVTALSSRRGLIYFGFPLQKDRLDHDGLNVGLSWKTRLGNGESSNLTTSIGYNQDYFSTYGPTGAFYRTGTLDTQQLTARVDHEWKITSNNKLRWGLDLKNTDLTGDVLSTNPSRIAKNGTEDRSLFNTALFAVNTWNISDNFLIDLGLRQTFDSQFGNYLNPSVGLRYAVTPIVAVRGSWAGAQRNPGLDQLYFYDTVHGWEPNPDLRPETGSSWSAGVDVNFSQNLIGQFTYFGSSIGDRLGVTAGRWENIGLVDTNGLEVALQFRIASGWSTFLNYTYTDAQIKTGSESGLQLGLIPYSVLQTGLGYEKAGWQANLYVTYNSGARRSIFANSTDKPTDFAPSFVNLDLSGRVPLTSNLGLTFYLENLLGEQYERVNRIYSPGFTFRVGLSANF; encoded by the coding sequence GTGAAAAAGGATTTTTTGTTGCTAACAGTGACTTTACCGAGTTTGCTGATAGCGTTTCCTGGCTTGGCTGCTGAGAGTGAAATTAAGGAAATAAATACTGATAAATCAACCGAAGTCATTTCAGATATTCCAAGTTTGAGTGAAATTGGGCTACCTGCTACTAATGCCGAATTATTAACTCAACAATCTGTACCGAGCGAAGTTAATCCAGAAACAGAACAAACTTCAAGCGATGATGCAGATATTTATATAGAAACGATCGCAGAACCAGACAACCTACCTCAATCTACACCAACTTACGTAATTGATAAAGAAGAAATTCAAAAGCAGGGCGCTAGCAGTTTAGCCGATATCTTGAAAAGAATGCCTGGTTTTGCAATCAATGATGTCGGTCATGGTGCAGATACTCACACAGGTACATACTACCGGGGAGCTTCAATTAATCAATCTGTATTTTTGATTAATGGTAGACCCATTAACAATAATGTCAATACTTATCATGGTGGAACTGACTTAAATAGCATTCCTGTAGAAGCGATTGAGCGAGTGGAATTATATAGCGGTACAGCTTCTGCGTTATATGGTTCCTCAGCTTTTGGGGGAGTTGTGAATATCATCACCAAGGAGGGTTATGGCAAACCTAAATTGAATGCTAGTGCAGAATTTGGCTCATTAAGTTTAAATAATCAACAAGTAACCTACGGTGGTTCATCCAATAATGTCAAATACAACTTTAGCTTTGAAAGATTTTTTACAGATAACCGTTACCGCGTTCCTGTAGGTGCAGCAAATCGTGATGAACAAGGATTTTTATCGAATGCAGATACAGCTACAAGTACCTACTTTGGGAGCATTGGACTAGATTTAGATAAGAAAAATTCATTGAATTTGGATGTTACCGCACTTAGCAGTCGTCGCGGTTTAATTTATTTCGGTTTCCCTCTCCAAAAAGATAGATTAGACCACGATGGTTTAAATGTTGGCTTATCTTGGAAAACTCGACTAGGTAATGGGGAAAGCTCTAATCTGACAACCTCAATTGGTTATAACCAAGATTATTTCAGCACCTATGGCCCTACAGGAGCATTTTACCGCACAGGAACTTTAGATACGCAACAACTTACAGCCAGAGTAGATCATGAGTGGAAAATTACTTCCAATAATAAATTGCGCTGGGGATTAGATTTGAAAAACACCGATTTAACCGGTGATGTTTTGAGTACAAATCCTAGTAGAATTGCCAAAAACGGAACTGAAGATAGGAGTTTGTTCAATACAGCTTTATTTGCTGTCAATACTTGGAATATTAGCGATAACTTTCTAATAGATTTAGGGTTAAGGCAAACTTTTGACAGCCAGTTTGGAAATTATCTTAACCCTAGTGTTGGATTACGTTATGCTGTCACACCAATAGTAGCAGTACGTGGAAGTTGGGCAGGAGCGCAACGCAATCCTGGGTTAGATCAGTTGTATTTTTATGATACAGTTCATGGTTGGGAACCTAACCCTGATTTAAGACCAGAAACTGGTTCTAGTTGGAGTGCGGGAGTAGATGTTAATTTTTCTCAAAATTTAATTGGACAGTTTACTTACTTTGGTAGTAGTATAGGCGATCGCTTGGGAGTCACCGCCGGCAGATGGGAAAACATTGGATTAGTAGATACCAATGGTTTAGAGGTTGCATTGCAATTCAGAATTGCATCTGGCTGGTCAACTTTCCTCAACTACACTTATACAGATGCTCAAATAAAAACAGGCTCAGAGAGCGGTTTACAATTAGGCTTGATTCCCTACTCTGTACTTCAAACTGGCTTAGGTTATGAAAAAGCAGGATGGCAGGCTAACTTGTATGTTACCTACAATAGCGGCGCTCGTAGATCCATCTTTGCTAACTCTACTGACAAGCCTACAGATTTTGCACCGTCTTTCGTGAATTTAGATTTGAGCGGGCGTGTACCTTTAACTAGTAATTTAGGATTGACATTTTACTTAGAAAATCTACTCGGCGAGCAATATGAGCGAGTTAATCGCATTTATAGCCCTGGATTTACTTTTCGTGTAGGTTTAAGTGCCAATTTTTAG
- a CDS encoding GNAT family N-acetyltransferase gives MTAQFEYSTLAHPQDIQPLAYILEQCFISALGGEEVYINLIGVENFRIIRGLEELAGGLATLDMGQWWGGQRVPMTGIAAVGIAPEYRGSGAAIALMQHTLKELYDRGIAISALYPAVQTLYRKVGYEQGGSWCIWEVATRNIQVREQPLPLQPVASINHEDFHELYQQQARQTHGYLDRHSAIWERIIQPDKQETVYAYFIGTKDRPQGYIIFTQERTEDGEILWVKDWVLSTVAAAQTFWSFLANHRSQIQHVRWKSSAIDSLTLLLPEQTTKIYRQFRWMLRVVDVVKALELRGYPPGIQTQLHLEIQDNLLTGNNGKFILSVANGRGEVTKGGKGELQLDIRELAPLYTGLFTPYHLQQAGKLSGTETAILAATQIFAGASPWMADFF, from the coding sequence ATGACGGCTCAATTTGAATACAGTACTCTCGCCCATCCACAGGATATCCAGCCGTTGGCGTATATCCTTGAGCAATGTTTCATCAGCGCCCTTGGTGGCGAGGAAGTTTACATCAATCTGATTGGCGTAGAAAACTTCCGCATTATTCGGGGATTGGAAGAATTAGCTGGTGGATTAGCAACTTTGGATATGGGCCAGTGGTGGGGTGGTCAACGTGTACCCATGACAGGAATTGCCGCAGTAGGCATTGCTCCAGAATATCGCGGTTCAGGAGCAGCGATCGCTCTCATGCAGCACACCCTCAAAGAACTTTATGATAGAGGTATAGCAATCTCCGCTCTTTATCCCGCCGTTCAAACTTTGTACCGAAAAGTAGGTTATGAGCAGGGGGGTAGCTGGTGTATTTGGGAAGTTGCAACCAGGAATATCCAGGTGCGGGAGCAACCTCTACCTCTGCAACCAGTAGCGAGCATCAATCATGAAGACTTTCACGAGCTATATCAGCAACAGGCGAGACAAACGCATGGCTACTTAGACCGACATTCAGCAATCTGGGAGCGAATAATCCAACCAGATAAACAGGAAACAGTCTACGCCTATTTTATTGGTACTAAAGATCGACCCCAAGGTTACATCATCTTTACTCAAGAGCGAACAGAAGATGGGGAAATCCTCTGGGTGAAAGATTGGGTACTGAGTACAGTTGCTGCTGCCCAAACTTTCTGGTCTTTTCTAGCAAATCATCGCTCCCAAATTCAACACGTGCGATGGAAGAGTTCTGCAATTGATTCCCTAACATTGCTACTACCAGAGCAAACTACCAAGATATACCGTCAGTTTCGCTGGATGCTGCGGGTAGTAGATGTAGTCAAGGCGCTAGAATTGCGGGGTTATCCACCAGGAATCCAGACCCAATTGCACTTAGAAATTCAAGATAATTTGCTAACTGGAAATAATGGTAAATTCATTCTTTCGGTTGCCAACGGACGCGGTGAAGTTACCAAAGGTGGAAAGGGTGAGTTGCAGCTAGATATTCGGGAATTGGCACCATTGTATACAGGTTTATTCACCCCCTACCATTTGCAACAAGCCGGAAAACTGAGTGGTACAGAAACGGCTATCTTAGCAGCCACGCAAATATTTGCAGGTGCTTCACCTTGGATGGCTGACTTTTTTTAA
- a CDS encoding phosphodiester glycosidase family protein: MKVVFHLFLFLLPILSSFWIAQTCNSLSSYQPLQSIDGAALYKKELTNGNEAYLQVINLGKMHIDQIIGEVDNMGLNEGKYYQGEGKYYSPFFQRKLFSKVVNEYKELYANNVFSMINCSFFEQYKSSTQLSFPIKLNGVVISGGTSPYGPIKEPKDKYYSNIRLKALVWDNKQAYITDYNQVSGAPLNQNAVKNAIVTYRYSDHPAKVLAQNQANKYQLIGTLDKDGVKGDELLLIMTVKQATLDEAADLLRKLGVKGDIITVDGGTSTYLFNSQNGNIIVPQQSSLQENPTFRNLPHYLGFRKKTKNQVTPKISISQPVAKVLPKKDQPYLILWRDNFDGDVSIKLYDGDKLIQNISSRTASDGVYEWTPHISVKEGYFIRISSWKDRNIFGQLQL; encoded by the coding sequence ATGAAAGTTGTATTCCATTTATTCCTTTTTTTGCTGCCAATTCTGAGTAGCTTTTGGATTGCCCAAACTTGTAACTCTTTATCTTCTTATCAGCCTCTTCAGTCTATAGATGGGGCTGCTTTATATAAAAAAGAATTAACTAATGGGAATGAAGCTTATTTACAAGTTATCAATTTGGGCAAAATGCACATAGACCAAATTATCGGAGAAGTAGATAATATGGGTCTAAATGAGGGTAAATATTATCAGGGAGAAGGTAAATATTACAGCCCATTTTTCCAAAGAAAGTTGTTTTCTAAAGTTGTAAATGAATATAAAGAACTATACGCAAATAACGTTTTTTCGATGATTAATTGTTCTTTTTTTGAACAATACAAATCTAGTACTCAATTATCCTTTCCAATCAAACTAAATGGTGTAGTCATCAGTGGTGGCACTAGTCCTTATGGCCCCATCAAGGAACCAAAAGATAAATACTATAGTAATATTCGCCTCAAAGCCCTAGTCTGGGATAATAAGCAGGCATACATTACCGATTACAACCAGGTTAGCGGTGCGCCTCTCAACCAAAACGCAGTAAAAAATGCGATCGTTACTTACCGATACAGCGATCATCCCGCAAAAGTATTAGCCCAAAACCAAGCAAATAAGTATCAACTCATCGGGACTCTAGACAAAGATGGTGTTAAGGGTGACGAGTTATTGTTGATTATGACGGTGAAACAAGCAACTCTGGATGAGGCAGCCGATTTATTACGTAAATTAGGCGTTAAAGGCGACATCATTACTGTTGACGGCGGTACGTCTACTTATTTATTTAACTCCCAAAATGGAAATATTATTGTTCCCCAACAGTCTAGTCTGCAAGAAAATCCTACTTTCCGAAACCTCCCTCATTATCTGGGATTCCGTAAGAAAACCAAAAATCAGGTTACGCCAAAAATCTCGATCTCTCAGCCAGTTGCAAAAGTACTTCCAAAGAAGGATCAGCCTTATTTAATATTGTGGCGGGATAATTTTGATGGCGATGTCTCGATTAAGCTGTACGATGGAGACAAACTTATCCAAAACATTTCTTCTCGTACCGCTAGCGATGGTGTTTATGAGTGGACACCACATATTTCTGTAAAAGAAGGCTATTTTATTCGTATTTCTAGCTGGAAAGACCGGAATATTTTCGGGCAGTTGCAATTGTAA
- the ptsP gene encoding phosphoenolpyruvate--protein phosphotransferase, which produces MAAIAIVIVSHSKQLALGVRELAAQMVQGQVSIAVAAGIEDPENPLGTDPIQVYEAIASVFSDDGVLVLMDLGSALLSAEMAIEFLPEAQQQKVYLCEAPLVEGAIAAVVAAAAGRDIHQVMAEARGALLAKATQLGVSPLSVVTDNIEAINPEFPTKEIRLIVSNRLGLHARPAAQFVGTAARFQSQILVQNLTRNTGLVRGDSINQVTTLGVRQGHELVITATGSDADEALAALQALFANNFGEDNLALNSPPAFHHQVTPATHGELSGIAASAGVAIARVVHYQPTHITITEYHVDDPESEWQRVQAAIHTARQEIQAVFSQASLQIGDTEAAIFDAQLLFLEDPVLLEAAYGRISDHHINAEAAWQAVVDEVATSYRTLEDSYLQERVDDVVDVGQRVLRLLAGNLPANLHFDEPAILVATDLTPSDTARLDPTKVLGICTTSGSATSHSAIIARTLGIPAVLGVDAQVLHLADGTLMALDGESGKAWVEPESHILDLLAAKQSAWQTAQQEARATAHQPAITRDGRQVKVFANIGSINDVQVAVASGAEGVGLLRTEFLYLDRTSAPTEEEQLEVYQAIAQILDNRPLIIRTLDVGGDKPLPYLRVGFPEANPFLGWRGIRFCLDRVDLFKTQLRAILRASVGHQIKIMLPMIATLGEVRAAKVILGEVQTELNQAGISFDAAMKVGIMVEVPSAVAIADQLAAEVDFFSIGTNDLSQYVMASDRTNPRVANLADALHPAVLRMVQQTIQAAHAAGISVGLCGELAADTLATPILLGLGLDELSVNPQSIPGVKQAIARLSIVESEAIVASALQQDSAVHVRELISTSVIPPA; this is translated from the coding sequence ATGGCAGCGATCGCAATTGTTATTGTTTCTCACAGCAAACAACTAGCTTTAGGTGTGCGGGAACTCGCCGCGCAAATGGTTCAAGGCCAAGTTTCTATCGCTGTTGCAGCAGGAATTGAAGATCCTGAAAATCCATTGGGTACAGATCCGATTCAGGTTTATGAAGCGATCGCTTCTGTTTTCTCTGATGATGGTGTCTTAGTATTAATGGATTTGGGTAGTGCTTTGCTAAGTGCAGAAATGGCTATCGAGTTTTTGCCAGAAGCACAGCAGCAAAAAGTATATTTGTGTGAAGCACCTCTAGTAGAAGGTGCGATCGCTGCTGTTGTTGCGGCTGCGGCTGGGAGAGATATTCACCAAGTCATGGCGGAAGCACGCGGCGCACTCCTCGCTAAAGCAACTCAATTGGGTGTAAGTCCGTTGTCTGTTGTTACTGACAACATCGAAGCAATAAATCCCGAATTTCCAACCAAAGAAATCCGGCTAATTGTCAGCAATCGCTTAGGATTACACGCCCGTCCCGCAGCCCAATTTGTGGGAACCGCAGCCCGGTTTCAATCTCAAATTCTAGTGCAGAATTTAACCAGGAATACTGGGCTAGTTCGGGGTGACAGTATTAACCAAGTCACAACTTTAGGAGTGCGTCAAGGACACGAACTAGTAATTACTGCCACCGGTTCTGATGCAGATGAGGCACTGGCAGCATTACAGGCATTATTCGCAAATAATTTTGGTGAAGATAATCTTGCCTTGAATTCTCCACCAGCATTTCACCATCAAGTTACTCCAGCAACTCACGGCGAACTTTCGGGAATTGCTGCTTCTGCGGGAGTTGCGATCGCACGTGTTGTTCATTATCAACCCACTCACATTACCATTACGGAATATCACGTAGACGATCCTGAATCAGAGTGGCAACGAGTACAAGCAGCAATTCACACCGCCAGACAAGAAATTCAAGCAGTTTTTTCCCAAGCATCTCTGCAAATTGGTGACACTGAAGCCGCTATATTTGATGCCCAATTACTATTTTTAGAAGATCCAGTATTGTTGGAAGCCGCTTATGGGCGTATTTCAGACCATCATATAAATGCTGAGGCAGCTTGGCAAGCCGTAGTAGATGAAGTGGCGACTTCTTACCGAACACTTGAAGATTCTTATCTACAAGAGCGAGTTGACGATGTTGTAGATGTCGGGCAAAGGGTACTACGATTATTAGCTGGAAATCTCCCTGCTAACTTGCATTTTGATGAACCAGCGATTTTAGTAGCGACTGATTTAACCCCTTCAGATACCGCTAGATTAGATCCGACAAAGGTATTGGGTATTTGTACAACTTCTGGTAGCGCTACTTCTCACAGTGCAATTATCGCCCGAACATTAGGTATTCCCGCAGTTTTGGGAGTGGATGCCCAAGTGTTGCATTTGGCAGATGGTACACTGATGGCACTTGATGGGGAAAGTGGCAAAGCTTGGGTAGAACCAGAATCACATATCCTGGATTTATTAGCAGCAAAACAGTCAGCTTGGCAAACTGCTCAACAGGAAGCACGAGCTACAGCACATCAGCCAGCAATTACTCGTGATGGTCGGCAAGTTAAAGTTTTCGCCAATATTGGTAGTATAAATGATGTGCAAGTTGCTGTGGCTAGCGGTGCAGAAGGGGTGGGATTACTCCGCACAGAGTTTCTTTATTTAGATCGGACAAGCGCTCCCACAGAAGAAGAACAACTTGAAGTTTATCAGGCGATCGCCCAAATTTTAGATAATCGTCCCCTAATTATTCGTACCTTAGATGTGGGTGGTGATAAGCCACTTCCTTATCTGAGAGTAGGGTTTCCAGAAGCTAATCCTTTCTTAGGCTGGCGAGGAATTCGTTTCTGTTTAGATCGTGTGGATTTGTTCAAAACTCAGTTACGGGCAATTTTGAGAGCTAGTGTAGGACACCAAATTAAGATCATGTTGCCAATGATTGCCACTTTAGGCGAGGTACGTGCAGCTAAGGTAATTTTGGGTGAAGTGCAGACTGAATTAAATCAAGCTGGTATTTCCTTTGATGCGGCGATGAAAGTAGGGATTATGGTAGAGGTTCCATCAGCAGTTGCGATCGCAGATCAGTTAGCAGCTGAAGTAGACTTCTTTAGTATAGGGACTAACGACCTGAGTCAATACGTCATGGCTAGCGATCGCACTAATCCACGGGTGGCAAACTTAGCTGATGCGTTACATCCAGCCGTGTTACGAATGGTGCAGCAAACTATCCAAGCTGCTCATGCGGCGGGAATTTCGGTAGGATTATGTGGAGAATTGGCAGCAGATACTTTAGCAACACCAATTTTATTAGGTTTAGGGCTGGATGAATTGAGCGTGAATCCTCAAAGTATACCTGGAGTCAAACAGGCGATCGCTCGGTTGAGTATAGTTGAGAGTGAAGCGATCGTGGCATCAGCATTACAACAAGATTCCGCAGTTCATGTCAGAGAACTAATCTCAACTTCAGTTATTCCCCCTGCATAA